A single region of the Mycobacterium avium subsp. avium genome encodes:
- the bluB gene encoding 5,6-dimethylbenzimidazole synthase, producing MTGPAFSPQERRAVYRVISERRDMRRFVAGAVVDEQVLARLLAAAHAAPSVGLMQPWRFIRITDAALRRRIHALVEQERPRTAAALGERAQEFLALKVEGILECAELLVVALGDDRDKHVFGRRTLPQMDLASVSCAIQNLWLAARAEGLGMGWVSLFEPRPLAELLGLPDGAEPVAILCLGPVPEFPDRPALELDGWATPRPLAEFVCENRWAQPQLP from the coding sequence GTGACCGGTCCGGCTTTCAGTCCGCAGGAGCGACGGGCGGTCTATCGCGTCATCTCCGAACGGCGCGACATGCGCCGCTTCGTTGCGGGCGCGGTGGTGGACGAGCAGGTGCTGGCGCGGCTGCTGGCCGCCGCGCACGCCGCGCCCAGCGTGGGGCTGATGCAGCCGTGGCGCTTCATCCGGATCACCGACGCTGCGCTGCGCCGGCGCATTCACGCCCTCGTCGAGCAGGAACGGCCGCGCACCGCCGCCGCCCTGGGCGAGCGGGCGCAGGAGTTCCTGGCGCTCAAGGTGGAGGGCATCCTGGAGTGCGCCGAGCTTCTCGTGGTGGCCCTGGGCGACGACCGCGACAAGCACGTCTTCGGCCGGCGGACGTTGCCGCAGATGGACCTGGCGTCGGTGTCGTGCGCCATCCAGAATCTGTGGCTGGCGGCCCGGGCCGAAGGCCTGGGCATGGGCTGGGTGTCGCTGTTCGAGCCGCGGCCGCTGGCGGAGCTGCTCGGGTTGCCGGACGGCGCCGAACCGGTGGCCATCCTGTGCCTGGGACCGGTGCCCGAATTCCCCGATCGCCCGGCGCTGGAGCTGGACGGCTGGGCCACGCCGCGGCCGCTGGCGGAGTTCGTCTGCGAAAACCGGTGGGCGCAACCGCAGCTGCCCTGA
- a CDS encoding sulfatase family protein → MTQLTPGDAGDRNDAGRKDNVLIVHWHDLGRYLGAYGHRDVSSPRLDRLAAEGILFTRAHATAPLCSPSRGSLFTGRYPQTNGLIGLAHHGWEYRSGIRTLPQILSEAGWYSALFGMQHETSYPKRLGFDEFDVSNSYCDYVAQRADEWLRQSAEGVVGQPFLLTAGFFETHRPYPEDRYPPADSAEVQPPDYLPDTPEVRGDLAAFYGAISTADAAVGRLLDTLADTGLDASTWVVFFTDHGPAFPRAKSTLYDAGTGIGMIVRPPTGRGLPPRVYDELFSAVDLVPTLLGLLGISVPPDVDGVSHASALLRPDPDAAPVREHVYTMKTYHDSFDPIRAIRTKDYSYIENYASRPLLELPWDIEESPSGMAVAPLVTAPRPERELYDLRADPTEITNLLAGDDADADEVAANLAVLLHDWRQRTGDVIPSEFAGTRIAARYTETYLQIHHGARPTARSAIAADRGIEEEGNPAQR, encoded by the coding sequence GTGACGCAATTGACGCCGGGCGACGCTGGCGACCGCAACGACGCGGGCCGCAAGGACAACGTGCTGATCGTGCACTGGCACGACCTGGGGCGCTACCTGGGCGCCTACGGCCACCGGGACGTGTCCAGCCCGCGCCTGGACCGCCTTGCCGCCGAGGGCATCCTGTTCACCCGGGCGCACGCCACCGCGCCGCTGTGCTCGCCGTCGCGGGGATCGCTGTTCACCGGCCGCTATCCGCAGACCAACGGACTGATCGGGCTGGCCCACCACGGCTGGGAATACCGCAGCGGGATTCGCACCCTGCCCCAGATACTGTCCGAAGCGGGTTGGTACTCGGCGCTTTTCGGCATGCAACACGAGACCTCCTACCCGAAGCGGTTGGGGTTCGACGAGTTCGACGTGTCGAACTCCTACTGCGACTACGTGGCGCAGCGGGCCGACGAGTGGCTGCGGCAGAGCGCTGAAGGTGTTGTGGGGCAACCGTTTCTGCTGACCGCCGGCTTCTTCGAGACGCACCGGCCATATCCGGAGGACCGGTACCCGCCGGCGGACAGCGCCGAGGTGCAACCGCCCGACTACCTCCCGGACACCCCGGAGGTGCGCGGCGACCTGGCCGCCTTCTACGGGGCCATCAGCACGGCCGACGCCGCGGTGGGCCGGCTGCTGGACACGCTGGCCGACACCGGTTTGGACGCCAGCACCTGGGTGGTGTTCTTCACCGATCACGGGCCGGCGTTCCCGCGGGCGAAATCCACGCTGTACGACGCCGGCACCGGCATCGGCATGATCGTCCGGCCGCCCACCGGCCGGGGACTGCCGCCCCGGGTGTACGACGAGTTGTTCAGCGCGGTCGATCTGGTGCCAACCCTGTTGGGGCTGTTGGGAATCAGCGTGCCGCCCGATGTCGACGGCGTGTCGCACGCGTCCGCGCTGCTGCGGCCGGATCCGGATGCTGCGCCGGTGCGCGAGCACGTGTACACGATGAAGACCTACCACGACTCGTTCGATCCGATTCGCGCGATTCGCACCAAGGATTACAGCTACATCGAAAATTACGCGTCGCGGCCGCTGCTGGAACTGCCCTGGGACATCGAGGAGAGCCCGTCCGGGATGGCGGTGGCGCCGTTGGTCACCGCGCCGCGGCCCGAGCGTGAACTCTACGATCTGCGCGCCGACCCCACCGAAATCACCAACCTGCTGGCCGGAGATGACGCCGACGCCGACGAGGTCGCCGCCAATCTTGCTGTGCTGCTGCATGATTGGCGTCAGCGCACCGGGGACGTGATTCCCTCGGAGTTCGCCGGCACCCGCATCGCGGCGCGCTACACCGAAACGTATCTGCAGATTCACCACGGCGCCCGGCCGACCGCCCGCTCGGCCATCGCCGCCGACCGGGGCATCGAGGAGGAGGGCAACCCCGCGCAGCGGTAG
- a CDS encoding trans-aconitate 2-methyltransferase, with translation MWDPDVYLAFADHRARPFYDLLSRVGAERARRVVDLGCGPGHLTKYLGRRWPDAVIEAMDSSPEMVAAAKERGIDAVTGDLRNWKPKPDTDVVVSNAALHWVPEHSDLLLRWAGQLAPGSWIGVQMPGNFESPSYAAVRALARREPYAKLLRDIPFRVGAVVQPPTHYANMLLDAGCKVDVWETTYLHQLTGEHPVLEWITGTALVPVRDRLDDDAWEQFREELIPLLRDAYPPRADGTTIFPFRRVFIVAEVGSGRPAA, from the coding sequence ATGTGGGATCCGGACGTCTACCTGGCCTTTGCCGACCATCGAGCCCGTCCCTTCTACGATCTGCTGTCGCGGGTGGGCGCCGAGCGGGCGCGCCGCGTCGTCGATCTCGGGTGCGGGCCCGGCCACCTGACCAAGTACCTGGGCCGGCGCTGGCCGGACGCGGTCATCGAGGCGATGGACAGCTCCCCGGAGATGGTCGCCGCCGCCAAGGAGCGCGGCATCGATGCCGTCACCGGCGACCTGCGCAACTGGAAACCCAAACCCGACACCGACGTGGTGGTCAGCAACGCCGCCCTGCACTGGGTGCCCGAACACTCCGACCTGCTGCTGCGCTGGGCCGGGCAGCTGGCGCCCGGGTCGTGGATCGGGGTGCAGATGCCGGGCAACTTCGAGTCCCCGTCCTACGCCGCGGTGCGCGCCCTGGCCCGCCGGGAGCCGTACGCGAAGTTGTTGCGCGACATACCTTTTCGGGTAGGCGCGGTGGTTCAGCCGCCGACCCACTACGCCAACATGCTGCTGGACGCGGGCTGCAAGGTCGACGTCTGGGAGACCACCTATCTGCACCAGCTGACCGGTGAGCATCCGGTGCTGGAGTGGATCACCGGCACCGCGCTGGTCCCGGTGCGCGACCGGCTCGACGACGACGCCTGGGAGCAGTTCCGCGAGGAGCTGATCCCGCTGCTGCGCGACGCCTACCCGCCGCGCGCCGACGGGACGACGATCTTCCCGTTCCGGCGGGTCTTCATCGTCGCCGAGGTCGGCTCCGGCCGCCCGGCCGCCTAG
- a CDS encoding alpha/beta hydrolase family protein — protein MAPDLDPFDPPIPVPDVPGADVPPGAGGLPPTSALSPRQRMVVEASALGDLALRTWVASLLSTTVAPFVVANALRHADAATERANLEFYAELGAAADPDRSFPPPTEPPRVTFRRASPLAEWVARGTVDNLAFDSSFTAVNPAMRARWSGWGRNNVVRAQHWRHDDGPRPTLCVIHGFLGSSYLANGRFFSLPWYYRAGYDVLMYTLPFHGKRAERFSPFSGFGYFAGGLSGFAEAMAQAVHDFRSLIDYLRHTGVERIALTGISLGGYTSALVASVDDRLEAVIPNCPVVTPATLFDEWFPANKLVGLGLRSSDISRAQLAAGLAYHCPLTYRPVLAKDRRMIITGLGDRMAPPEHAVKLWQHWDHCALHWFPGSHVLHISQLDYLRRMTAFLQQVMF, from the coding sequence GTGGCGCCCGACTTGGATCCGTTCGACCCGCCCATCCCCGTTCCAGACGTTCCCGGCGCCGATGTACCGCCCGGCGCCGGCGGATTACCCCCCACTTCGGCGTTGTCGCCTCGTCAGCGAATGGTAGTCGAGGCCTCGGCCCTGGGCGATCTGGCCCTGCGCACCTGGGTGGCCTCGCTGCTGTCCACCACGGTGGCGCCGTTCGTGGTCGCCAACGCGCTGCGGCACGCCGACGCCGCCACCGAACGCGCCAATCTCGAGTTCTACGCCGAGCTGGGCGCGGCGGCCGACCCCGACCGGTCCTTTCCGCCGCCCACCGAACCGCCCCGGGTCACCTTCCGACGGGCCAGCCCGTTGGCCGAATGGGTGGCCCGCGGCACGGTGGACAACCTCGCGTTCGACAGCAGCTTCACCGCGGTCAACCCGGCCATGCGGGCGCGCTGGAGCGGGTGGGGCCGCAACAACGTGGTGCGCGCGCAGCATTGGCGCCACGACGACGGGCCGCGGCCCACGCTGTGCGTCATCCACGGTTTCCTGGGGTCGTCGTATCTGGCCAACGGGCGGTTCTTTTCGTTGCCCTGGTACTACCGGGCCGGCTACGACGTGTTGATGTACACCTTGCCTTTTCACGGCAAGCGGGCCGAAAGGTTCTCGCCCTTCAGCGGTTTCGGCTATTTCGCCGGTGGACTCAGCGGCTTCGCCGAGGCGATGGCCCAGGCCGTGCACGACTTTCGTTCGCTCATCGACTATCTGCGCCACACCGGTGTCGAGCGCATCGCGCTCACCGGCATCTCGCTGGGCGGCTACACCTCGGCGCTGGTGGCCTCGGTGGACGATCGGCTCGAGGCCGTCATCCCCAACTGTCCCGTCGTCACCCCGGCGACGCTGTTCGACGAATGGTTCCCGGCCAACAAGCTGGTCGGGCTGGGCCTGCGATCGTCCGACATCAGCCGCGCGCAGTTGGCTGCCGGGTTGGCCTACCACTGCCCGCTCACCTACCGGCCGGTGCTGGCCAAAGACCGGCGGATGATCATCACCGGCCTCGGTGACCGGATGGCCCCGCCCGAGCACGCCGTCAAGCTATGGCAGCACTGGGATCATTGTGCGCTGCACTGGTTTCCGGGCAGCCATGTGCTGCACATCAGCCAGCTGGACTACCTGCGCCGGATGACCGCGTTCCTGCAGCAGGTCATGTTCTAG
- the eccE gene encoding type VII secretion protein EccE, with protein sequence MSKHRIPTPGSGRITLALLAVAPAAMAYPWHSPRDYWLLGIAAAVLIVLFGWWGGLYFTTLLRRRLAIIGRHNAVRPQRPDPATTVLIRVGAPADGSDALPLPLIAGYLDRYGIRADKVRITSRDNASDESRRQTWIGLTVSAPDNLAALQARSPRIPLAETAQVAARRLADHLRETGWEAGVVPPDDIPRLLTSNPRERWRGVQRGPSDYLAAYQIPVDESLPETLEAIRSYPARESCAALEIAGDKAAPTIAVACAFQTDTAPDRGAPLAGLIPQRGNHLPALTALDLLSTGRLDGHTAAPADLLDRLHWPTQGAPAGDADTVAAART encoded by the coding sequence GTGAGCAAGCATCGGATACCGACGCCCGGAAGCGGGCGAATCACGTTGGCGCTGTTGGCCGTTGCGCCCGCGGCGATGGCCTACCCGTGGCACTCGCCGCGCGACTACTGGCTGCTGGGCATCGCGGCCGCGGTGCTGATCGTGCTGTTCGGATGGTGGGGCGGGCTGTACTTCACCACCCTGCTGCGCCGCCGGCTGGCGATCATCGGGCGGCACAATGCGGTGCGCCCGCAGCGTCCCGACCCGGCCACCACCGTCCTGATCCGCGTCGGTGCGCCCGCCGACGGCTCCGACGCGCTGCCGCTGCCGCTGATCGCCGGCTACCTGGACCGCTACGGCATCCGTGCGGACAAGGTCCGAATCACCAGCCGCGACAACGCCTCCGACGAGTCCCGGCGCCAAACCTGGATCGGGCTCACCGTGTCGGCGCCGGACAACCTGGCCGCACTGCAGGCGCGCTCGCCGCGCATCCCGCTGGCCGAGACCGCGCAGGTCGCCGCCCGCCGGCTGGCCGACCACCTGCGGGAGACCGGCTGGGAGGCCGGTGTTGTCCCGCCCGACGACATCCCCCGCCTGTTGACGTCCAACCCGCGCGAGAGATGGCGCGGGGTGCAGCGCGGCCCGTCGGATTACCTTGCCGCATACCAGATCCCGGTGGACGAGTCGCTGCCGGAGACGTTGGAGGCGATCCGCTCGTACCCGGCGCGCGAAAGCTGCGCCGCGCTGGAGATCGCCGGGGACAAGGCGGCGCCGACGATCGCCGTGGCATGCGCGTTCCAGACCGACACCGCCCCGGACCGCGGGGCGCCGCTGGCCGGGCTGATCCCGCAACGCGGCAACCATCTGCCCGCGCTGACCGCCCTGGACCTGTTGTCGACCGGGCGGCTGGACGGGCACACCGCGGCGCCCGCGGACCTGCTCGACCGGCTGCACTGGCCCACCCAGGGAGCGCCGGCCGGTGACGCCGACACCGTCGCCGCCGCTAGAACATGA
- the mycP3 gene encoding type VII secretion system ESX-3 serine protease mycosin MycP3: MIRPASACLAAALALLPATATWASPPALAISPPTVDPGVPPPSGAPGPGQPMEQRAPCTTSGVIPGSEPAAVTPSQSALNLPAAWRFSRGDGQLVAVLDTGVRPGPRLPNVEPGGDFVETTDGLTDCDGHGTLLAGLVAGQPSPDDGFAGVAPAARVVSIRTTSAKFSPRTPGGDPLLARAAAEVGTLARAIVHAADLGARVIDIGSATCLPVDRPVDQAALGAAVRYAAVDKDAVIVAAAGDSGPTGSFAGGTSCESNPLTDLSRPSDPRNWAGVTSLSIPSWWQPYVLSVASLTPDGQPSKFTVAGPWVGVAAPGERIVSIGNGDGAGLTNGLPDEHQQLAALNGTGYAAGYVAGVAALVRSKYPDLSATAVVHRITATAHNGARDPSNVVGAGSVDPVAALTWQLPAGDQPGPAAKPIAVPPAPAPPDATPRTVAVAGTAALAVLVAVAGAVTALAARRRKDPSA; encoded by the coding sequence ATGATTCGGCCGGCATCGGCCTGCCTCGCGGCGGCGTTGGCGTTGTTGCCCGCCACCGCGACGTGGGCGAGTCCGCCGGCCCTCGCGATCAGCCCGCCGACGGTCGATCCGGGGGTCCCGCCACCGAGCGGGGCGCCCGGCCCCGGGCAGCCAATGGAGCAGCGCGCACCATGTACCACCTCCGGGGTGATCCCCGGCAGCGAGCCGGCCGCCGTCACACCCAGCCAGTCGGCGCTGAATCTTCCTGCGGCATGGCGGTTTTCCCGCGGTGACGGTCAGCTGGTCGCGGTGCTGGACACCGGGGTGCGGCCCGGCCCGCGGCTACCCAACGTCGAGCCGGGCGGCGATTTCGTCGAGACCACCGACGGCCTGACCGACTGCGACGGGCACGGGACGCTGCTGGCCGGCCTCGTCGCGGGCCAGCCGTCGCCCGACGACGGGTTCGCCGGCGTGGCCCCCGCGGCGCGGGTGGTGTCGATCAGGACCACCTCGGCCAAGTTCTCGCCGCGCACCCCGGGCGGCGATCCGCTGCTGGCGCGGGCGGCCGCCGAGGTCGGCACGCTCGCCCGCGCGATCGTGCACGCGGCCGACCTGGGCGCCCGGGTGATCGACATCGGCTCGGCCACCTGCCTGCCGGTGGACCGCCCCGTCGACCAGGCCGCCCTGGGCGCCGCCGTGCGCTATGCGGCCGTGGACAAGGACGCGGTGATCGTCGCCGCCGCCGGCGACAGCGGGCCGACCGGATCGTTCGCCGGCGGAACGTCGTGTGAGTCCAATCCGCTCACCGACCTGAGCCGCCCGAGCGATCCACGCAATTGGGCCGGCGTCACCTCGCTGTCCATCCCGTCGTGGTGGCAGCCCTACGTGCTGTCGGTGGCCTCGCTGACCCCGGACGGTCAACCGTCGAAGTTCACCGTGGCCGGCCCGTGGGTGGGGGTCGCGGCGCCCGGCGAACGCATCGTGTCGATCGGCAACGGCGACGGCGCCGGCCTGACCAACGGACTGCCCGACGAACACCAGCAGCTGGCCGCCCTCAACGGCACCGGCTACGCGGCCGGTTACGTCGCGGGCGTCGCCGCGCTGGTGCGCAGCAAGTACCCCGACCTGTCCGCCACCGCGGTGGTGCATCGGATCACCGCAACCGCGCACAACGGCGCCCGCGACCCGTCCAACGTGGTGGGCGCGGGGAGCGTGGACCCGGTGGCGGCGCTGACCTGGCAACTGCCCGCCGGCGATCAGCCGGGCCCGGCGGCCAAGCCGATCGCCGTGCCGCCCGCGCCGGCGCCCCCCGACGCCACACCCCGCACCGTGGCGGTGGCCGGCACCGCCGCCCTGGCCGTGCTGGTCGCGGTGGCCGGCGCGGTCACCGCCCTCGCGGCACGCCGACGAAAGGACCCCAGCGCGTGA
- the eccD gene encoding type VII secretion integral membrane protein EccD — MPIVRVAILADSRLTEMALPAELPLREILPAVQRLVVPAAANGDSEDGAPSRGAAEVGGAVQLSLAPIGGAPFSLDASLDTVGVVDGDLLALQPVPAGPAAPGIVEDIADAAMIFSTSRLRPWGTTHIQRFALAAVIAVALLATGLSVSYRVATGALGGLVAVSAVAALTAIVGLLATARSPRTGMALSIAALVPIGAALALAVPGRFGPAQVMLAAAGVTAWSLIALMAPSAERERLAGFFTATAVLGAAVLLAAGAELLWHITPVALGCGLIVAALLVTVEAAPLSALWARFPLPVIPAPGDPTPSAPPLPVLEDLPRRVRIGDAHQSGFIAAAVLLSVLGSVAIALRPETLSAAGWYVVGATAATSVLRARVWDSAACKAWLLAQPYLAAGVLLVLYTATGRYAGALGAVLVLLALVAVWIVVALNPGIAAPESYSLPVRRLVGFVATGLDASLIPVMAFVVGLFGWVLDR, encoded by the coding sequence ATGCCGATCGTCCGGGTGGCAATACTGGCGGACAGCAGGCTGACGGAGATGGCCCTGCCCGCCGAGCTGCCGCTGCGCGAGATCCTGCCCGCCGTACAGCGTTTGGTGGTTCCGGCCGCCGCCAACGGCGACTCGGAGGACGGCGCCCCGTCGCGGGGCGCCGCAGAGGTCGGCGGGGCGGTGCAACTGAGCCTGGCGCCCATCGGCGGGGCGCCGTTCAGCCTGGACGCCAGCCTGGACACGGTCGGCGTCGTCGACGGTGACCTGCTGGCCCTGCAACCGGTGCCGGCCGGCCCGGCCGCGCCCGGCATCGTGGAGGACATCGCCGACGCGGCCATGATCTTCTCCACCTCGCGGCTACGGCCTTGGGGCACAACGCATATCCAGCGTTTCGCGCTGGCCGCGGTGATCGCGGTGGCCCTACTGGCGACCGGACTGTCGGTCAGCTACCGGGTCGCCACCGGGGCGCTGGGCGGGCTGGTTGCGGTCAGCGCGGTGGCGGCACTGACCGCGATAGTCGGCCTGCTGGCCACCGCCCGCTCGCCGCGCACCGGGATGGCGCTCTCGATCGCGGCGCTGGTGCCCATCGGCGCGGCGCTGGCGCTGGCGGTGCCGGGCCGGTTCGGTCCCGCGCAGGTGATGCTGGCCGCGGCGGGTGTCACCGCCTGGTCGCTGATCGCCCTGATGGCGCCCAGCGCCGAGCGGGAACGCCTCGCCGGCTTCTTCACCGCGACGGCGGTGCTGGGCGCCGCGGTGCTGCTGGCCGCGGGCGCCGAATTGCTCTGGCACATCACTCCCGTCGCGCTCGGCTGCGGCCTGATCGTGGCCGCGCTTCTGGTCACCGTGGAAGCCGCGCCGCTGTCCGCGCTGTGGGCCCGCTTCCCGCTGCCGGTCATTCCGGCGCCGGGCGACCCCACGCCGTCGGCGCCGCCGTTGCCGGTGCTCGAGGACCTGCCGCGGCGGGTGCGGATCGGCGACGCCCACCAGAGCGGGTTCATCGCCGCCGCGGTGCTGCTCAGCGTGCTGGGCTCGGTGGCGATCGCGCTGCGGCCCGAAACACTCAGTGCCGCAGGCTGGTACGTGGTGGGGGCGACGGCGGCGACGTCGGTGCTGCGCGCCCGGGTGTGGGACTCGGCCGCGTGCAAGGCGTGGCTGCTCGCCCAGCCGTACCTGGCCGCCGGTGTGCTGCTGGTGCTCTACACCGCGACCGGCCGGTATGCGGGCGCCCTCGGCGCGGTGCTGGTGCTGCTGGCGCTGGTGGCGGTGTGGATCGTGGTGGCCCTGAACCCGGGTATCGCCGCGCCGGAAAGCTATTCGCTGCCGGTGCGCCGGTTGGTCGGCTTCGTCGCGACCGGGCTCGATGCGTCGCTGATCCCGGTCATGGCGTTCGTGGTCGGCCTGTTCGGCTGGGTGCTCGATCGATGA